Below is a genomic region from Hevea brasiliensis isolate MT/VB/25A 57/8 chromosome 3, ASM3005281v1, whole genome shotgun sequence.
TTTCTAACTATAACAAGTTGGTATTTTTTTGGCATTTTAaaatttcccctttttttttgttAACTTTACCTACTAAATGACATTTAGTCTGTAATTACAAACTATAACTAGTAATTGGTATTTCTTtggcattttaaatttcattttttattttttggtttAATTTTACATACTAAGTCCAATTGAGTTGATAATTATCAACTATATTGAGTAGCtggtattttttttttagtattttacaatttcatttttttttatttaattttacataCTAAATGTAAAATAGTCAGTCATTACCAACTATAACAACTATATAGATCTTGTTCATGGATTAAGGAACATGTGCAAAAACTCTATTTGCCTTTGTCTTTCTATGAGTCTCTTCCTTTTTTGTGTATGGCATCACCACTCCCTTTGGTGGCATCCACTAATTCAAAACTTAATTTGAAAGCCATATTTGGACCCGGATGTTTTTGGGATGCCCCTAATAGCCAACAAATGGCAAGTTCTTTTACTTTTGTGGATCCTATTTCAATAGGAACTTGCTGAGTCGATCCATCTACACATCTTGCTTTTACTGCTATATCGGGAGTTACTCCATGTATTGTTTGATGTAAAACAGATAGTGGATTTGTTTCTGTCTTTTGTTGAATCTTTTTCATGGTTTGATAGATAATTTTATACaccaatggtttttttttttcgtGTTTTATAATACGATTAACCAACATGTTAACTAATCAATTACAATAAATTAGATTGGACtttgcattttttttcttttgcagtATGTCAACGAGACATGAGGTGCAAGTGGTTGTCAAGAATTAGTTTTCCCTTTATAAGGGCtaataaaatcatttattttGGCTTTTTTGTTGGGTGGATCTCAAAAGATATGAAAGACCTCCCTCTAAGGTGTACATACGACTTTTATCAAACACGGCTTTTcagagaattatatatatatatatatatatatatctataagaTATAGTATGAAATTCTATTTACTCACTTTAAATTAAGGATCTATTTCCCTCCTTTTCCTATTGGGATTGGAAATCCTATATTTTATATATCCATACGATTGATTCCTTGGGTTTCTGAAATAGTGTAAACATAAGTGCTTTGAATTGTTGCTGTTTGACTCAGATTTGTTCTGAAAAAGTCGAGGCATTTTGAATTATTTGTTGACACTGACAAAGTCAAGGAAAACCTTAGAAATTATTCTAATATTGGACTTTGGAGGTATAATAGTTTTGAGTCAAATCTCTTTAGAAAGAAGATCTTTTGTCTCACAGTATCCTGCTCTTATCCCCTTACGAAACTTTCGTTATTGGGTTAGCTATACACTTTACATGTTTCTAGCGATTCACATGGCATTATCAAATGATACAAGTCTTGGGTAAGAATCTACAATGCACTAGAACACTCTTATTGATGATCTTTTACTCCGACAGCATCTAGGGTTCCTCAAACAATGTAATATCTCACACCAAGTAAATGGGTAATGAGCAGTCTGAACCAAATGACACCCGGACACTCGGATAAAAGAGTCATTCGCCCAATTATACTAGCGATACTCAGATCACTTTCAAGGATAAGGATCTTGAGATATCTGCCATTATCAAAATCTCATCCGTATGAGGACTCAACCAGAGAAGTAGACTCTTAGTTTTACTCAATTATAGACTCCTAATCCTAATAGGAATTCTCATTAAAGGCTTATATAAGAGCCATCAGATATGCACACTACTCAATTTTTACTCATCTATTTTATGGTCCAGTTCTCATCACTAACTTAGGTATCAGAGCGATGCTCATCTAACCCACCTGGTGCTCTTCTCTCTTGTAGATCCTTAAACTCGACATCCATGATCCCTTGGAAAGGAGAGCAACATCATTAATACAATTATCAAAAATGAATATTAATATTACTTagcataataaaaaaaatgattttccCTCTCCCTTCACACTTTTATTTTTGGTATTTATAAAACTTAGGGAAAAGTACAATTTAATACCTTATGCTTTCAAAGTACAATTTAATACCCTATACTTTCACACGTTTTCAATTCACGGATTGAACTAAGTTTTGTTGCAAATCAAGGATTATACTATCGTGCTGTTAGCAAATCAAGGAAAACTTGGTTAACGCCATTAATTGTAATGATGTGGTGTTGATGTGACATGCTGATGTCATCACCATGTTTGACGTGGCATGCTAACTTCAATGCCACATCATCAAAGTAATGCCATGTCAGTGCCACACATAATCCAATCCCTGAATTGCAAAGGGTTGAAAGTATAAGTCCCTAAATTGCAAATAAAACAAAGTTCTAATTATGAATGCTAAAAGCGTAAAAATTTCAAAAGTACAtggaaaaaaattaggaaaaagagGGAGGGATTAGGGAGGGAGGGAGATGGAgagaaatttaaaatatatatatattagaaaaaGAAGGTGGCATaggggggagagagagagtgggAGAGATATGGAGCAAAAGAGACATAATGAGATAGTAAGGGAGAAAGAGATATAGGAAGAGAGGCAAGGgagagtctctctctctctctctctctctctctcttcatatatctcttccatttttttctctccctctctctacCCTATATCTCTCTTTTTTCCTATTTGCCTCTTTCTATATCtcattttatctcttatttcttgTCCAAGTCTCCTAGTCTCTTTCACTTCAACTAATTAAGAGATAAAAAAATTAGGAGAGAGAGTGAGAAAGAGAGGGAGACAGAGTGACTTGATGAgaggagagagaggagagaaaaaaGAGATAGAGAGGTAAACAAGAAAGAGAGAggcatgggagagagagagagaaagtgaaAGAGAGAGATACAGATtgactctctctctgtctctctccctttctccccccccccccccccccccctctctcatGCCAACCTTTTTttcctaacttttttttttaatttcttcccTATCCCTCTCTTTCCTAATTTTTCCATGTACTTTCAAAATTTTTACGCTTTTAGCATTTAGGGTTgaatctttattttattttcaatttagggACTTATACTTTGAACTTTACAATTCATGGATTAGCCTATGTGTGGCGCTAATGTGGCAACACTTTGATGACGTGGAGATGACATTAGCACGCCACTTCAGACATGGTGCTGATATCAGCATGCTATATCAGCATCACATCTACACAGTTAATGCCGTTAACCACTTAATTCCCAAAGACTTGATTCCCAAAGTGCTAATGGCATGATAGTATAATCCTCGATTTGTAATGAAACTTAGTTCAATCCTCAAATTGAAGATGCGTGAAAGTACAAGGTACTAAATTATAATTTCCCCTAAAActtatttgtgaaaataaataaaattttatgtatttaaaattaaaaatatctcTCCACCCACATCTCTCTCTAAAACATATCTCTACACCTACCTCTCTCCCCATCCCCCCCTCCCCcccactccctctctccctcccACCCACTGTCatccaataatatatatatatatatatatatatatatatatatatatatatacatccacccacatgttaattattattatgtaTGTGCTAAaatgattattatttttattattgacttttttatatgaatttttaatcactaaataaataaaaaagttttatatttttttcacAAATAAGTTCCATTAATACCGTCAAAAAACATGAGGGGAGAAAGGggggaaattatttttttttttattatgcaAAGTAACATAAGTATTCATTTTGACAATTGCATtaagtaaaaaaataatattttttattaaattatgtcAAAATTAATCCACTCGttataaatgaaataaatatatagaattaattaaaattgataaaagtCGAAAAGTTTTGactcttttttattattaaagtTATACTATAtcagtaataatatataaaataatatttttatcatgttagTCGCCGCATCAAcaacataataaaaaattaaagttcATACTTCATCAGCTATTATGTTAGcaatatgtaaaaaaaaataatatttttggtATGTCAATGCCACATCAGCGATTATTTTACCCAATTTGGGTTCAAAGCCACAATTAACACCGTTCCCAATTATGTCAAAATTGACCAgacaaaaatattttaactataaTTGACAAACCTCATAAAATTTGGACTTACTATAATAGACAATAAAATTCACTAttcttttaatataataatattggatCTTTCTACTTAGTGACAATCTTGACAAAATATATATCTTCTAAGTAATCATCGATGCTTTATTTGATTTGGATGACAAAATAATATTTCTAGATCTTTCATATCCGCATATGATATATACAAATAAGTTGAAGTCACTATATGTCAATGGAGGAACAAGTCTTCCTATCAGGCTCTATTGGTAGGAGATCCACATATGTACATCAAGATCTAAAATTTCTAACCAAATAAAACGAGTGATCatacttttatttataataaGTAAAAATTAAACCTTTACGATAGAAGGGACAACCATACAAATGAAGACAAATAAATTCAAGATTTATTGAGAAGAATAGATCTTAAAACAAATTCTCAATATCCATTTCAGAAAAGGCACAGATATGAGAATTATtgaaaaaattcagaaaaataaaaatacaaaaaccagaaaagaaaggaagaagaaatgatttaAATGAGGGAGGAAGGGCTGTCACCAATAAGAATCAACCTCTCCCTCAAGCCTAATTGTGAGTTAAAAGAGTTTGTTGAAAGAGAATTTTAGAAAAAGAAAGTCAAAGAAAATTAGATGTTCAAAGAAAATAGATAAAGGAAAAGTTTTTTTGCCCCTCCTTTCAATAAActtttgaccataaaatggagcattttcttcaattcatcaaatctcataatctatagatcaaatttaattttgttaaatGAAACACCTTTGAATCTTCTCCAGTTCAATTTGTCTTAATATTTCTTTATTGTTTAAATCTATCAATGACTCAACTTACTAATAAATCATTGACTACTAAGGTAATATTTAATTCCACATAATACCATCCTGCATTAATAAATTGTTAAACTTCTGAGATATGCATACAAGACTACACTCACTAAACCTTACATCATTTGCTAGCTTTCCAGAAGAACTGAAACTATCTCATTTCAGTTCAAAAAACGTGTAGGTTCTGAAACAGATACTAATTATTGCTAGAAGATAAATTGCAGCATAATGCGGAACTGTTTTTATTTCATTCCGCAGCGGGCGATGTACAGTGAAATCTAAGAGTTGAGTATTTGAACTGACACTAGTATCTGAAAAATAGCTATTCTCAATTACTTCTACAAAGACAAACATCACTACAGGTCATAACTTAAAACTTTCGTAGCAAAACAGCAATGACAAATTTTACAGATGTTAAAGAACTCCACTGCTACTATCAGGGCTTCGCCTCCAAGCAGAAAAGGTTGCCATGGGTGTGTTCATCCACCAAAGGTAAAGAGCACCATCCTTCTCTTGAAGTCCATAGTTCCTATCATATTCTCTCAATAAATCTCTGACAGCACCTGTCACCATGGAAGTTAGTGGGTACTGAGTAAATCCAGCCATATTAAATCGCAAACTCCACTTCCCAAAGAGTTCGTGTCGTTCAACCCTGTCAGCTCCCTCACAAGCAATCATATTGACAATGTCGCGAGCCACACAGTGTTGCTCAGCATTTATCCTCTGCTTGTCATCCCTAGAGGATCCAGCATCAATTGATTCAAACATAGCGGCATAATATTCTAGTGTTGCCTTGAACCTTGGAAGGAATGGCTTAGTATTAGTGTTAGATTCTTGCTCAATGAGCGTCACAACCTTTGGTGACAAACTCTTTACCAGCCTTAACAGTCGGTCTCTGTGATTCCATGTGTTCACACTCTCATCTGGCATGTGGTGCAATACATATGGAAAATTCACAACCACAGCTTCTCCAGGCTGCAACCCAAGATGTTCAAGTTGAACCTCACAACCAGACATGGCGGCATCATAGAACTCAAATGGCACATTGCATGACTCAGCAAAACATGATAGCTTGTGCCCTACAATAGGAAGTCCACCACCACGAGCATGAGCTGACTGGGGATCATCAACACCAGTTATGCGAATTGACGGGGGGCCACCTGGCCGATCTGCAAGTGACTTGATTAAGTACATCCACTGGGTGCCCTGTGCAATCTGGAAATCAATTATGTGAATTCTAGGCTCATACACCATAGCTTCACGGATGACAACATTGGCAGCTGTGTATGCAAACCTCCAGTAGGGACAGATCTTAAAGAGAATACCCATGTAAGTCATCAGATCTGAGCTCAGTGGTGCATCACACTTCAAGGCTCTGTAGATTTTACTTCCTGAGAGTTCCACCCTTGCTCTGAGCCCTTCCAACATGTAAGCTCCCAAACGCTGCATTGGCTCCCCAGAGACTGAAACCATTTGCTCCAACATATGCATTAAACCTGCAGCTCTTTGTATATCACCATCAGATACAGACTGAGCACAGGCAAAGAGCACCTGTTTTATGTCTAACCTAGGGATCATTTCTACCATTTGGTTCCAGTCCCAACTTGCTAATCGATCAGCTTGATGGAAGCAGAAATCACAGTTTTTTGTAATGTCTGATTCAGACCCCAGTAACAAAAATTCCAGTTCCCTTAATTTCTGCCTCATTAGTAGATTGTCATCATCAGCAGATGAAGATCCACTCATTGGAGATCCATATATGTTATCAGGAGAATGATGAGGATCTGATAGGTACGAATGTGAACCTTGGGGTGAAAAGGGACTTCTGTTGGATGAGACACTGGCAGCAGGTGAATCATAGACAACAAAACCTCCAGTAGCCGTGGAAGATTCCAAGGTAAAGTATTCGTCC
It encodes:
- the LOC110666668 gene encoding scarecrow-like protein 13, with translation MQTSQKHKSSAGIHGFYHQPQEIDQYGLPHIQILDNNVFSDVGNQGTTVSFQNYKDEYFTLESSTATGGFVVYDSPAASVSSNRSPFSPQGSHSYLSDPHHSPDNIYGSPMSGSSSADDDNLLMRQKLRELEFLLLGSESDITKNCDFCFHQADRLASWDWNQMVEMIPRLDIKQVLFACAQSVSDGDIQRAAGLMHMLEQMVSVSGEPMQRLGAYMLEGLRARVELSGSKIYRALKCDAPLSSDLMTYMGILFKICPYWRFAYTAANVVIREAMVYEPRIHIIDFQIAQGTQWMYLIKSLADRPGGPPSIRITGVDDPQSAHARGGGLPIVGHKLSCFAESCNVPFEFYDAAMSGCEVQLEHLGLQPGEAVVVNFPYVLHHMPDESVNTWNHRDRLLRLVKSLSPKVVTLIEQESNTNTKPFLPRFKATLEYYAAMFESIDAGSSRDDKQRINAEQHCVARDIVNMIACEGADRVERHELFGKWSLRFNMAGFTQYPLTSMVTGAVRDLLREYDRNYGLQEKDGALYLWWMNTPMATFSAWRRSPDSSSGVL